A single Streptomyces sp. 2114.4 DNA region contains:
- a CDS encoding protein-L-isoaspartate(D-aspartate) O-methyltransferase: MTTDAPQERPGLDGLGRALMASGALSSDWAPSYAAVPRSTVLPDLMWPFDMAVGRSVAVSKADDPTRWLEFADSDVPIVTQWDDGKHTGTGPGQVPTSSASMPSVVFRMLQDLDLRPGHKALEIGTATAWNALLMAHRAGPGCVTTVEVDRAVATAAMATVERLGIPLHVVHGDGFQGYLDGAPYDRVIATCGLRSTPPAWLEQCRPGGVIVAPWGTNFSHADAVARLVVAPDGKSAAGNFTGPVEFMKLRSQRLSPVVHKEYVTGSVADGDESSTTVTEAEFVGDRFGPERFALGLRVPRCRQVVAAKDDGARPVWFYGLSDRSWACCMFRDGKTARVWQSGPRRLWDEAEAAFRWWEGQGRPAPSRFGLTVTARGERVWLDDPANSWTL, encoded by the coding sequence GTGACCACCGACGCACCACAGGAGCGCCCCGGCCTTGACGGGCTGGGGCGTGCCCTCATGGCTTCAGGGGCCCTCTCCTCAGACTGGGCACCCTCGTACGCGGCCGTTCCCCGCTCCACCGTGCTGCCGGACCTCATGTGGCCGTTCGACATGGCGGTCGGCCGGAGCGTGGCCGTTTCCAAAGCGGATGACCCCACCAGGTGGCTGGAGTTCGCAGATTCAGACGTACCGATCGTCACTCAATGGGACGACGGGAAGCACACTGGCACCGGACCGGGTCAGGTCCCGACCAGTTCCGCGTCCATGCCTTCGGTCGTCTTCCGGATGCTCCAGGATCTGGACCTCCGGCCCGGCCACAAGGCCCTGGAGATCGGCACCGCCACAGCCTGGAATGCGTTGCTCATGGCCCACCGTGCGGGGCCCGGGTGCGTGACCACGGTGGAGGTGGACCGGGCGGTGGCCACGGCCGCCATGGCCACGGTGGAGCGCCTGGGAATCCCCCTCCACGTCGTCCACGGCGACGGGTTCCAGGGTTACCTGGACGGCGCGCCGTACGACCGGGTCATCGCCACGTGTGGCCTGCGGTCCACCCCGCCCGCGTGGCTGGAGCAGTGCAGGCCGGGTGGTGTCATCGTTGCCCCGTGGGGGACGAACTTCTCCCACGCCGACGCGGTGGCCCGCTTGGTGGTCGCGCCGGACGGGAAGTCCGCGGCCGGGAACTTCACGGGCCCCGTGGAGTTCATGAAGCTCCGTTCCCAGCGGCTCTCGCCGGTGGTCCACAAGGAGTACGTCACGGGCAGCGTGGCGGATGGCGACGAGTCGTCCACGACGGTCACCGAAGCGGAGTTCGTCGGGGACCGATTCGGCCCCGAGCGGTTCGCCCTGGGCCTCCGGGTCCCGCGGTGCCGGCAAGTCGTGGCGGCCAAGGACGACGGCGCACGGCCGGTCTGGTTCTACGGCCTCAGCGACCGGTCCTGGGCCTGCTGCATGTTCCGCGACGGGAAGACGGCGCGCGTCTGGCAGTCCGGCCCCCGCCGGTTGTGGGACGAAGCGGAGGCCGCGTTCCGGTGGTGGGAGGGCCAAGGCCGCCCGGCCCCCTCACGGTTCGGTCTGACCGTGACCGCCAGGGGCGAAAGGGTGTGGCTGGACGACCCGGCCAACTCCTGGACGCTTTGA
- a CDS encoding HAMP domain-containing sensor histidine kinase codes for MSAVPGLLAASARRCRPRTLRGRLSLIALTTAALVMVVLTVVFNTIVRQRLQQQADDELRTRAGAVAATVDTRHHPVRVLETPGDAALDTNVWIYAGTRLLEHPSSAPPGDTVTATAARLAAHGGKRCAAMTAGDRIRLCAEPVGAARPGTGPAAAVVVTAMDLAPYHASADTLLIASLALDAGVLACTYAVTRLAVGRALRPVRAMTEQATRWSVVASAQRFGAGDRPVELTRLGASLDELLDRIRAVLRHEQQLTGELSHELRNPLARITAELDWWQARPRSAAETRATHTAIADAATSMRTICDTVLDDARAGAHTVPGTADAMAVLRRLAARLDAPGRITLTVSGPDTLVAGVPAALLERIVAPLLDNALRYARTRVALRVAPEPEGMRVAVVDDGPGVPAAFTAHLFQPGRRADPEDGHGGAGLGLPLARRLARSADGEVTHDAGHTPGTRFVVSLPAG; via the coding sequence ATGAGCGCCGTCCCCGGCCTCCTCGCCGCGTCGGCCCGCCGTTGCCGCCCCCGCACACTGCGAGGCAGGCTGTCCCTGATCGCGCTGACCACCGCCGCGCTGGTGATGGTGGTGCTCACCGTCGTGTTCAACACGATCGTCCGCCAGCGCCTCCAGCAGCAGGCGGACGACGAACTGCGCACCCGGGCCGGCGCCGTGGCCGCGACCGTCGACACCCGCCACCACCCGGTACGTGTCCTGGAGACGCCGGGCGACGCCGCCCTCGACACCAACGTGTGGATCTACGCGGGCACCCGGCTGCTGGAGCACCCCTCCTCCGCCCCGCCCGGCGACACGGTCACCGCCACCGCGGCCCGTCTCGCCGCGCACGGGGGCAAACGCTGCGCCGCCATGACGGCCGGTGACCGGATACGCCTGTGTGCCGAGCCCGTGGGCGCGGCCCGGCCGGGTACCGGGCCCGCCGCCGCCGTCGTCGTCACCGCCATGGACCTCGCGCCGTACCACGCCTCGGCCGACACCCTGCTCATCGCCTCCCTCGCCCTGGACGCCGGTGTCCTGGCCTGCACGTATGCCGTGACCCGGCTGGCGGTGGGGCGCGCCCTGCGACCCGTGCGGGCGATGACGGAGCAGGCCACCCGGTGGAGCGTGGTCGCCTCCGCACAGCGCTTCGGCGCCGGGGACCGCCCCGTCGAACTCACCCGGCTCGGGGCCTCGCTGGACGAACTCCTGGACCGGATCCGTGCCGTGCTGCGCCACGAACAGCAGCTCACCGGGGAGCTCTCCCACGAGCTGCGCAACCCCCTGGCGCGGATCACCGCCGAACTCGACTGGTGGCAGGCCCGCCCCCGCTCCGCAGCCGAAACCCGCGCCACCCACACCGCCATCGCCGATGCCGCCACCTCGATGCGCACCATCTGCGACACCGTCCTCGACGACGCCCGGGCCGGCGCCCACACCGTTCCCGGCACGGCGGACGCCATGGCCGTGCTGCGCCGGCTCGCCGCCCGGCTCGATGCCCCGGGGAGGATCACGCTCACGGTGTCCGGCCCGGACACCCTGGTGGCCGGGGTGCCCGCCGCACTGCTGGAGCGCATCGTCGCCCCGCTCCTCGACAATGCCCTGCGCTACGCCCGCACCCGGGTCGCCCTCCGCGTCGCGCCGGAGCCCGAGGGCATGCGCGTAGCGGTCGTCGACGACGGTCCCGGGGTCCCCGCCGCCTTCACCGCGCACCTCTTCCAGCCGGGCCGGCGTGCCGATCCCGAGGACGGACACGGCGGAGCGGGCCTGGGACTGCCGCTCGCGCGACGCCTGGCCCGCTCCGCCGACGGTGAGGTGACCCATGACGCCGGGCACACCCCGGGCACGCGCTTCGTGGTCAGCCTGCCCGCCGGGTGA
- a CDS encoding biotin/lipoate A/B protein ligase family protein has product MHGEYKVPGGKLVVVDLRVEEGRLKNVRVAGDFFLEPDEAILQIDDALEGAPADTDTAGLTARINAALPPSAVLFGFTGESVAIAVRRALAQATDWSDYDWQLIHEAPQPPALHMALDEVITAEVAAGRRPATLRVWEWDSPAVIIGSFQSLRNEVDPDGIARHGVTVVRRISGGGAMFAEPQSTITYSLAVPEALVSGLSFADSYAYLDDWVLTALGDMGIKAWYQPLNDIATELGKVAGAAQKRVVGPGGGPGAVLHHVTMSYDIDAGKMLDVLRIGKEKLSDKGTRSARKRVDPLRRQTGLPREAVIEKMIDSFRSRYGLTRGQVTEEEMARARELVRTKFEDAEWTARIP; this is encoded by the coding sequence ATGCACGGTGAGTACAAGGTCCCCGGGGGCAAGCTCGTGGTCGTGGACCTCCGCGTCGAGGAGGGGCGGCTCAAGAACGTGCGGGTCGCGGGTGACTTCTTCCTCGAACCGGACGAGGCCATCCTGCAGATCGACGACGCGCTGGAAGGCGCCCCGGCCGACACGGACACCGCCGGCCTCACCGCCCGGATCAACGCCGCGCTGCCCCCGTCGGCCGTGCTGTTCGGCTTCACCGGCGAAAGCGTGGCCATCGCGGTACGCCGTGCCCTGGCCCAGGCCACGGACTGGAGCGACTACGACTGGCAGCTCATCCACGAAGCGCCGCAGCCACCGGCCCTCCACATGGCGCTCGACGAGGTCATCACGGCCGAGGTGGCTGCCGGGCGGCGCCCGGCCACCCTCCGGGTCTGGGAGTGGGACTCCCCCGCCGTCATCATCGGCAGCTTCCAGTCCCTGCGCAACGAGGTCGATCCCGACGGCATCGCCCGCCACGGCGTCACGGTCGTCCGCCGGATCTCCGGTGGCGGCGCGATGTTCGCGGAGCCGCAGAGCACCATCACCTACTCCCTCGCCGTCCCCGAGGCGCTGGTGTCCGGCCTGTCCTTCGCCGACAGCTACGCCTACCTCGACGACTGGGTCCTCACCGCACTCGGCGACATGGGCATCAAGGCGTGGTACCAGCCGCTCAACGACATCGCCACCGAGTTGGGCAAGGTCGCGGGCGCCGCGCAGAAGCGCGTGGTCGGGCCGGGCGGCGGGCCCGGTGCGGTCCTGCACCACGTGACGATGTCCTACGACATCGACGCCGGCAAGATGCTCGATGTGCTGCGCATCGGTAAGGAGAAGCTGTCCGACAAGGGCACCAGGAGCGCCAGGAAACGCGTCGACCCGCTCCGCCGGCAGACCGGCCTGCCCCGCGAAGCCGTCATCGAGAAGATGATCGACTCCTTCCGCTCCCGCTACGGCCTCACCCGCGGGCAGGTCACCGAGGAGGAGATGGCCCGCGCCCGGGAGCTCGTCCGCACCAAGTTCGAGGACGCCGAGTGGACCGCACGTATTCCCTGA
- a CDS encoding Sir2 family NAD-dependent protein deacetylase — MTGTDASPARPTGRPLVAILTGAGISTDSGIPDYRGPNGLWRRDPEAEKLVTYDTYMADPEIRRRSWRMRQESPAFRAEPNAAHEAVTRLERSGTPVRVITQNVDGLHQLAGMPERKVLELHGTVRTVTCTRCHARSPMQEALVRVAEGEPDPPCLVCGGILKSATVMFGERLDPQVLGTALGVAKAAQIFFAVGTTLQVQPAASLAGVAAEHGARLIIVNAEPTPYDALAAEVIREPIGSALPRLLAGLEECA, encoded by the coding sequence ATGACCGGCACCGATGCGTCCCCCGCCCGGCCGACCGGCCGGCCGCTCGTCGCGATCCTCACCGGGGCGGGCATCTCCACCGACTCCGGGATTCCCGACTACCGCGGGCCCAACGGGCTGTGGCGGCGGGATCCGGAGGCGGAGAAGCTCGTCACGTACGACACGTACATGGCCGATCCGGAGATCCGGCGGCGGTCGTGGCGGATGCGGCAGGAGAGCCCGGCGTTCCGGGCCGAGCCGAATGCCGCGCACGAGGCGGTGACCCGGCTGGAGCGCTCCGGGACGCCGGTACGTGTGATCACACAGAATGTGGACGGGCTGCATCAGCTCGCCGGGATGCCCGAGCGCAAGGTGCTCGAACTGCACGGCACCGTGCGGACCGTGACCTGCACCCGCTGCCATGCCCGGTCGCCGATGCAGGAGGCCCTGGTGCGGGTGGCCGAGGGCGAGCCCGATCCGCCGTGTCTGGTGTGCGGCGGGATCCTGAAGTCGGCGACGGTGATGTTCGGGGAGCGGCTGGACCCGCAGGTGCTCGGTACGGCGCTGGGCGTGGCGAAGGCGGCGCAGATCTTCTTCGCGGTCGGGACGACGCTCCAGGTGCAGCCGGCGGCCTCGCTCGCCGGGGTGGCCGCGGAGCACGGCGCGCGTCTGATCATCGTCAACGCCGAGCCGACACCGTACGACGCACTCGCCGCCGAGGTGATCCGCGAACCGATCGGCAGCGCGCTGCCGAGGCTCCTCGCAGGGCTGGAGGAGTGCGCCTGA
- a CDS encoding response regulator transcription factor, translating to MPVTILVVEDDHALRDVLVRGLRDEGFGTLAAQDGATALRLAGDGVDAVVLDVGLPDADGRDVCQAMRAQGFYAPVVFLTAHHQLHDRLSGFSAGGDDYLPKPFHLAELAARLRAALKRSGPVAPATTGDLVLDPVQHRLCVRGVEVALTPTEFRLLAALMSGLGAVVSRRDLVRAGWPEGAQVSDNTLDQYLSRLRRKIREAGSELTISTLRGIGHRLS from the coding sequence TTGCCTGTCACCATCCTGGTCGTCGAGGACGATCACGCCCTGCGGGACGTGCTGGTGCGCGGACTGCGTGACGAGGGCTTCGGCACGCTGGCCGCGCAGGACGGCGCCACTGCCCTGCGGCTGGCCGGCGACGGCGTGGACGCAGTGGTACTGGACGTCGGGCTGCCGGACGCGGACGGGCGGGACGTGTGCCAGGCGATGCGGGCGCAGGGGTTCTACGCCCCGGTCGTCTTCCTGACCGCGCACCATCAACTCCACGACCGCCTCAGCGGGTTCTCCGCCGGGGGTGACGACTACCTCCCCAAGCCGTTCCACCTCGCCGAGCTGGCCGCCAGGTTGCGCGCCGCCCTCAAACGGTCCGGTCCCGTGGCGCCCGCGACCACCGGGGACCTGGTCCTGGATCCCGTGCAGCACCGCCTGTGCGTACGGGGCGTCGAAGTGGCCCTGACGCCCACGGAGTTCCGCCTGCTGGCCGCGCTGATGTCCGGCCTGGGGGCGGTGGTGAGCAGAAGGGATCTGGTCCGGGCCGGCTGGCCGGAGGGCGCGCAGGTCAGTGACAACACCCTCGACCAGTATCTGAGCCGGCTGCGCCGCAAGATCCGGGAGGCGGGCAGCGAACTGACGATCAGCACCCTCCGGGGGATCGGACACCGGCTGTCATGA
- a CDS encoding VOC family protein — protein sequence MTLQLVQVNFKARDDSALGKFWAGVLGWEASSEGPGVTNLVPVGFDWPDPSAVCIDLVRVPDPETVKYRVHLELASASEAHQAELVARLKELGATPADVGQGDVPWTVLADPEGNVFSVLEPREVYRDTGPIAAVVVDCPDPRAMVRFWGEAIDWTVHELTDDRALLRSVKGVGPYLEFRRTPDDDVVWTRIHLDVMSDPVDDQAREVARLEGLGAVRADVGQGDVSWVVLADPAGNEFCVLGRG from the coding sequence ATGACGCTGCAACTTGTTCAGGTGAACTTCAAGGCCCGGGACGACTCGGCGCTCGGCAAGTTCTGGGCGGGAGTACTCGGCTGGGAGGCTTCCAGCGAAGGGCCCGGCGTCACCAACCTCGTACCCGTGGGCTTCGACTGGCCGGATCCGTCCGCCGTCTGCATCGATCTCGTCCGCGTCCCGGACCCGGAGACGGTGAAGTACCGCGTGCACCTTGAGCTCGCCTCCGCCTCCGAAGCCCATCAGGCGGAGTTGGTCGCACGGCTGAAGGAGCTCGGGGCCACGCCCGCCGATGTGGGCCAGGGCGATGTGCCGTGGACGGTGCTGGCTGACCCAGAAGGCAACGTGTTCAGCGTCCTGGAGCCCCGGGAGGTCTACCGGGACACCGGGCCGATAGCCGCCGTGGTCGTCGACTGCCCCGACCCACGGGCCATGGTCCGGTTCTGGGGCGAGGCGATCGACTGGACCGTCCACGAGCTGACCGACGACCGCGCCCTGCTGCGCTCCGTCAAGGGCGTCGGGCCGTACCTGGAGTTCCGGCGCACGCCCGACGACGACGTCGTCTGGACCCGCATCCATCTCGACGTGATGTCCGACCCCGTCGATGATCAGGCGAGGGAGGTCGCCCGGCTCGAAGGCCTCGGCGCGGTACGGGCCGACGTGGGTCAGGGTGACGTTTCCTGGGTCGTCCTGGCCGATCCGGCGGGCAACGAGTTCTGCGTCCTCGGCCGGGGCTGA
- a CDS encoding DUF5753 domain-containing protein, protein MNQTQLAKLTRTSKSTISRVETCVGPVPADLPALLDQVFSTDGLFKRLYEEITAQSFPVHSRRRIELEPKAVSISAWSPTVVPGLLQTASYARALLREGDPRASDAEVATLVRARMARQEVLKGSSPPDFSVVICESVLRRNVGGLDVMREQLSALLAHGSRRTTVLQVMPLSAETHGLMDGSMSILTTPDSSPVIYTEGIRSGTIIEDPSTVRLLSRSYDVLTTSALSRDASARMIQQLMEAS, encoded by the coding sequence TTGAACCAGACTCAACTGGCGAAGCTGACCCGCACGTCGAAGAGCACCATCAGCCGCGTGGAAACGTGCGTGGGGCCGGTACCCGCGGACCTTCCCGCCCTCTTGGACCAGGTCTTCTCGACGGACGGGCTGTTCAAGCGGCTGTACGAGGAGATCACCGCCCAGTCCTTCCCTGTGCATTCCCGCCGGCGAATCGAGCTGGAGCCAAAGGCGGTCAGCATCTCCGCATGGTCGCCCACTGTCGTTCCTGGGCTCCTTCAGACGGCGTCGTACGCGCGGGCCCTTCTCCGGGAGGGTGACCCGCGGGCGAGCGACGCAGAAGTGGCCACGCTGGTCCGGGCGCGAATGGCGAGACAGGAAGTGCTGAAGGGTAGTTCCCCGCCGGACTTCTCCGTGGTCATCTGTGAGTCCGTGCTTCGGCGGAACGTCGGCGGCCTGGACGTAATGCGGGAACAGCTCTCCGCGTTGCTCGCCCACGGCTCCCGGCGAACCACCGTGCTGCAGGTGATGCCGCTATCTGCGGAAACTCACGGGCTCATGGACGGTTCCATGTCCATCCTGACCACCCCCGACAGCTCGCCCGTGATCTACACGGAGGGCATCAGATCAGGAACGATCATCGAAGATCCTTCCACGGTGCGGCTCCTCTCCCGGTCCTACGATGTACTCACCACTTCAGCCCTCTCACGTGACGCATCAGCCCGGATGATCCAACAGCTTATGGAGGCATCGTGA
- a CDS encoding inositol monophosphatase family protein — MIDALRTQETGETAITPIATPPAAATAPDVSGAPLFDASALDLAAVEAAVRRAAADEIMPRFRQLAAEDIVEKNGPHDLVTVADRLAEEHLTASLTALLPGSLVVGEEAVHADPAVLDALHGDAPVWIVDPVDGTRQFVHGDPGFATLVALAHRGEVLASWTYAPALGLMAVARRGAGARLNGVPLRAGSPSSGAVLDVATSHFDFTTDEQKRVLATLETGGIAPRPCGSAGLEYLHIARGEIDATAFSWENAWDHAAGLLLVHEAGGASGTVAGQPFRIEGGNALPFTAARDTATARRILGLLAAAN, encoded by the coding sequence ATGATCGATGCACTTCGTACCCAAGAAACCGGAGAGACCGCGATTACCCCGATTGCCACCCCACCGGCCGCCGCGACCGCCCCCGACGTCTCCGGGGCCCCGCTGTTCGACGCGTCGGCGCTGGACCTGGCCGCCGTCGAGGCCGCCGTCCGCCGCGCCGCGGCCGACGAGATCATGCCCCGCTTCCGGCAGCTCGCCGCCGAGGACATCGTCGAGAAGAACGGCCCGCACGACCTCGTCACGGTCGCCGACCGGCTCGCCGAGGAGCACCTCACCGCCTCCCTCACAGCCCTGCTGCCCGGCTCCCTGGTGGTCGGCGAAGAGGCGGTGCACGCCGACCCGGCCGTGCTCGACGCACTGCACGGCGACGCCCCCGTCTGGATCGTCGACCCGGTCGACGGCACCCGCCAGTTCGTCCACGGCGACCCCGGCTTCGCCACGCTCGTCGCGCTCGCCCACCGGGGCGAGGTGCTGGCCTCGTGGACGTACGCCCCCGCGCTCGGCCTGATGGCCGTCGCCCGCCGCGGCGCCGGCGCCCGGCTGAACGGCGTACCGCTCCGGGCCGGCAGCCCCTCGTCCGGTGCCGTCCTCGATGTCGCCACGTCCCACTTCGACTTCACCACCGACGAGCAGAAGCGGGTGCTCGCCACTCTGGAGACCGGCGGTATCGCCCCGCGCCCCTGTGGCTCGGCGGGCCTGGAGTACCTGCACATTGCCCGTGGCGAGATCGACGCCACGGCCTTCAGCTGGGAAAATGCCTGGGACCACGCGGCCGGGCTGCTGCTGGTCCATGAGGCGGGCGGCGCGAGCGGCACGGTCGCCGGGCAGCCGTTCCGTATCGAAGGAGGCAATGCGCTGCCCTTCACCGCGGCGCGGGACACCGCAACGGCGCGGCGTATCCTCGGACTGCTGGCAGCCGCCAACTGA
- a CDS encoding gamma-glutamyltransferase family protein, with amino-acid sequence MFTTRPTLQGTFGMASTTHWLASQSAMAVLEDGGNACDAAVAAGFVLHVVEPHLNGPAGEVPVIVAPAGGPVRVLCGQGPAPAGASVAHYTSLGLDLVPGTGPLAAAVPGAFDAWMLLLRDHGSKSLAEVLRYAIGYAEHGHPAVERIGETVETVRALFETEWTSSAEIYLPGGRSVAPGGLLRNRPLAATWRRLLAEAEAESAGREAQIEAARRIWREGFIGEALADYAARPAMDTSGERHAGTLTGDDLAAYSATYEEPVTHDWNGWTVAKAGGWSQGPAFLQQLALLPDELPAYGSAEYVHLLIEGGKLAMADREAWYGDADEVPLDALLGNAYNTARRALVGERASYELRPGSPHGRTPRLSKHAAAAGVDDSDARGISSSGAGEPTIARGVAAPAPAPARGVPAEVAPEIDRNGATRGDTCHIDVVDRWGNLVSATPSGGWLQSNPVVPALGFPLGTRLQMAWLEEGLPNSLTPGRRPRTTLSPSLALRDGVPVMAFGTPGGDQQDQWQVHFFLAVALRGAVRGGLDLQGAVDAPNWHHDSFPGSFFPRTMRPGSVTVESRIGGGVIDGLRRRGHLVTVGEAWSEGRLCAVARDAETGVLSAAANPRGMQGYAAGR; translated from the coding sequence GTGTTCACCACCCGCCCGACCCTCCAAGGCACCTTCGGCATGGCCTCCACTACGCACTGGCTGGCTTCCCAGTCCGCGATGGCCGTCCTGGAGGACGGCGGCAACGCCTGTGACGCGGCGGTGGCCGCCGGGTTCGTGCTGCACGTGGTGGAGCCGCATCTGAACGGTCCGGCGGGCGAGGTGCCGGTCATCGTGGCGCCCGCCGGGGGGCCCGTGCGGGTGCTGTGCGGGCAGGGGCCGGCGCCGGCCGGTGCGAGCGTGGCGCACTACACCTCGCTGGGCCTCGACCTGGTGCCCGGTACCGGGCCGCTGGCGGCCGCGGTCCCCGGGGCGTTCGACGCCTGGATGCTGCTGCTGCGCGACCACGGCAGCAAGTCCCTGGCCGAGGTCCTGCGGTACGCCATCGGCTACGCCGAACACGGCCATCCTGCCGTCGAGCGGATCGGTGAGACCGTCGAGACGGTCCGGGCGCTCTTCGAGACGGAGTGGACCTCGTCCGCGGAGATCTACCTCCCGGGCGGCCGGTCCGTCGCTCCCGGCGGGCTGCTCAGGAACCGGCCGTTGGCGGCCACCTGGCGCCGCCTGCTCGCGGAGGCAGAGGCTGAGTCGGCGGGTCGTGAGGCGCAGATCGAGGCCGCCCGCCGTATCTGGCGCGAAGGCTTCATCGGCGAGGCGCTGGCCGACTACGCGGCCCGCCCCGCCATGGACACCTCAGGTGAACGCCACGCGGGCACCCTCACCGGCGACGACCTGGCCGCCTACTCCGCCACCTACGAGGAGCCCGTCACCCACGACTGGAACGGCTGGACCGTAGCCAAGGCGGGCGGCTGGTCCCAGGGTCCCGCCTTTCTCCAGCAACTCGCCCTGCTGCCGGACGAGTTGCCCGCCTACGGCAGCGCCGAGTACGTGCATCTGCTCATCGAGGGCGGCAAACTGGCGATGGCGGACCGTGAGGCCTGGTACGGCGACGCCGACGAGGTGCCGCTCGACGCCCTGCTGGGCAACGCATACAACACCGCCCGCCGGGCCCTCGTCGGCGAGCGCGCCTCGTACGAGCTGCGGCCCGGCAGCCCGCACGGCCGCACCCCGCGGCTGAGCAAGCACGCGGCAGCGGCGGGCGTCGACGACTCCGACGCGAGGGGGATCTCCAGCAGCGGCGCCGGTGAGCCGACCATCGCGCGCGGCGTGGCGGCCCCGGCCCCGGCCCCGGCCCGCGGGGTACCGGCGGAGGTCGCCCCCGAGATCGACCGGAACGGCGCCACCCGGGGCGACACCTGCCATATCGATGTCGTCGACCGCTGGGGAAACCTGGTCTCCGCCACCCCCTCCGGCGGCTGGCTGCAGTCCAACCCCGTCGTCCCGGCGCTCGGCTTCCCGCTCGGCACCCGGCTGCAGATGGCCTGGCTGGAGGAGGGGCTGCCCAACTCGCTCACCCCGGGGCGCCGCCCCCGCACCACCCTCTCCCCGTCCCTCGCACTGCGCGACGGGGTCCCGGTGATGGCCTTCGGCACGCCGGGCGGCGATCAGCAGGACCAGTGGCAGGTCCACTTCTTCCTGGCCGTGGCGCTGCGCGGGGCGGTACGCGGCGGCCTCGATCTGCAGGGCGCGGTGGACGCCCCGAACTGGCACCACGACTCCTTCCCCGGCTCCTTCTTCCCGCGCACGATGCGGCCGGGGAGCGTGACCGTGGAGTCCCGCATCGGCGGCGGGGTCATCGACGGACTGCGTCGGCGTGGGCATCTCGTCACGGTGGGTGAGGCCTGGTCCGAGGGGCGGCTGTGCGCGGTGGCGCGGGACGCGGAGACCGGGGTGCTGTCCGCGGCGGCGAATCCGCGGGGGATGCAGGGGTACGCCGCCGGGCGCTGA
- a CDS encoding DUF397 domain-containing protein, which translates to MTPLTHPWVKSSYSSQDGGDCLEWSPAHVSAHGTVPVRDSKAPHGPALTFEPTAWSAFVTGIQAGNFTA; encoded by the coding sequence GTGACCCCCCTGACTCACCCCTGGGTCAAGTCCAGCTACAGCAGCCAAGATGGTGGCGACTGCCTGGAGTGGTCCCCGGCGCACGTCAGCGCCCACGGCACCGTTCCCGTGCGAGACAGCAAGGCCCCCCACGGCCCGGCCCTGACGTTCGAGCCAACAGCGTGGTCAGCGTTCGTCACCGGCATACAGGCGGGAAACTTCACCGCGTAA